Sequence from the Paenibacillus tundrae genome:
CGAACGTGTTCTTGATATCATCTCTCAACTTTTGCTCATCCTTAATATCCAGTGCATGGATAAACAGCTTCCGTTGATTCCCTGAGATTTCGAGTGGCAAGGAACCCGGTGTTAGCGAGATAAGCAGACAGAGCAGGGTAACTTCCCAATCGGAAGATAATTCTGTTCGATAGGTGAAAATACCTGGTCGAATATCAAGCTTAGGTTTAATGATCTGACGGATGACCTCAATACTGGCACGCACCAATTCCCTAAACAGCAGTATAAGCAACTTAATAATTGCCCAAACGCGTACAACATACAACCGTTGCGGGAAGAAACGTCGCATGCCTCCAATGAGCAACAAACCGAGTAAATAACCAGTAATAAAACCAACACCGTTCCAGGCATTGTTCAGAAACATCCATACAAAAGCGATAATAAGATTGAGTATTATCTGAAAGGCCATACGCATCTACTCCTTCAATACGGCATCTATATACAGATTCGGATGCAGTAGAATGTCGCCTGCGCGCGAGGTTAATTGGAACATGCCTTCAGCCCCCACACCCATCACGATGATAAAAATAAACAGGATACCCGCTGGAATCAGCAAACCATTCACCGGATAAGGTCGACGGACAACGCCCGCAGGTGGCTCACCCCAGAACGCTTGGATGAAGATACGTAGTACAGAGTAGAG
This genomic interval carries:
- a CDS encoding Na+/H+ antiporter subunit E yields the protein MAFQIILNLIIAFVWMFLNNAWNGVGFITGYLLGLLLIGGMRRFFPQRLYVVRVWAIIKLLILLFRELVRASIEVIRQIIKPKLDIRPGIFTYRTELSSDWEVTLLCLLISLTPGSLPLEISGNQRKLFIHALDIKDEQKLRDDIKNTFEKAIMEVTR